In Brevibacillus brevis, a genomic segment contains:
- the hrpB gene encoding ATP-dependent helicase HrpB: MTQLPIDEIMPELAMKLRSHAGAVLVAAPGAGKTTRVPLALREELWLAGRRILMLEPRRLAARAAARYMAAALGEAVGETVGYRVKSDARVGPRTQIEVITEGVLTRMLQTDPGLDGVGLIIFDEFHERSLHADLGLALSLQVQSLFREDLRILVMSATLDAAPVAALMGGAPVIVSEGRAFPVETRYMPKPVEGRLEPNVVSLILRALAEETGDVLVFLPGAGEIHRVESLLRESGLPSGMAVRPLHGSLPQEVQDAAIQPEPTGLRKVVLATSIAETSLTVQGVRVVIDSGLMRVPRFSPRTGMTRLETIAVSRASADQRRGRAGRLEPGVCYRMWTQQEDSGLAAHHAPEIREADLTSLALELAAWGVDDPAELSWLDAPPSSALEHAWELLQQLGALDRDRRITAHGRELAAMGLHPRLGHMIRKAQERGRADLACELAVLLGERDILRGATRDADLRLRIEMLRSVAANGEARVTDYPEVQVDVAACRRIWAEARLLKQTWDTGAAQREGEQSDLGGIGALLADAFPDRIGQRRGSGKYLLRNGRGAVFAADQPLAYASYVVAAELDDQGTDSRIMLAARIEESELEEACADQFVEESAVWWDKSSRSVRARRRTRLGALVIKETATGEADPQQVTEALLNGIAEEGLEMLPWTRHARQLQERMMFMRGLDDSWPDVSDEALGRTLEDWLAPHVYGCKNATDLSRLSLASVLEQMLSWEQRRELDEYAPTHIVVPSGSRVPIDYGNPESPVLAVRLQELFGWKETPRIGRGRVPLTLHLLSPAQRPVQVTKDLASFWKQTYFEVKKDLKGRYPKHYWPDDPLQAIPTNRTRPRSQ, translated from the coding sequence ATGACACAACTGCCGATCGATGAAATCATGCCGGAATTGGCGATGAAGCTGAGGAGCCATGCTGGTGCCGTTCTCGTCGCGGCGCCCGGAGCGGGAAAGACGACGCGGGTGCCGCTCGCTCTGCGGGAGGAGCTGTGGCTTGCGGGACGGCGCATCCTGATGCTGGAGCCGCGCCGACTGGCGGCGAGAGCCGCTGCCAGATACATGGCGGCCGCTTTGGGAGAAGCGGTCGGAGAGACTGTGGGATACCGGGTCAAATCGGACGCACGGGTGGGCCCGCGTACCCAAATCGAGGTCATTACGGAAGGAGTACTCACGCGGATGCTCCAAACCGATCCGGGTCTGGACGGGGTCGGATTGATTATCTTTGACGAGTTTCACGAGCGCAGCCTGCATGCCGATCTGGGTCTCGCTCTCAGCTTGCAGGTCCAAAGCTTGTTTCGGGAAGATCTTCGGATCCTCGTCATGTCGGCGACGCTGGATGCCGCCCCGGTGGCCGCGCTGATGGGCGGTGCACCGGTAATCGTGAGCGAGGGCAGAGCGTTTCCCGTCGAGACGCGCTATATGCCGAAGCCTGTGGAGGGGCGGCTCGAGCCGAATGTGGTCTCGCTCATCCTGCGGGCGCTGGCGGAAGAGACAGGGGACGTGCTGGTTTTCCTACCCGGTGCCGGAGAGATTCACCGGGTAGAGTCTTTGCTGCGGGAGAGCGGCCTGCCGTCCGGTATGGCGGTTCGGCCGCTGCATGGCTCGCTTCCCCAGGAAGTCCAGGATGCGGCGATCCAGCCGGAACCGACGGGCTTGCGCAAGGTCGTCCTGGCGACGTCGATTGCCGAGACAAGCCTGACCGTACAAGGCGTGCGGGTCGTCATCGACAGCGGGCTCATGCGAGTGCCCCGCTTTTCTCCGCGTACAGGCATGACGCGATTGGAGACGATAGCGGTGTCGAGAGCATCGGCGGACCAGCGGCGGGGAAGAGCGGGTCGGCTGGAGCCGGGCGTCTGCTACCGGATGTGGACGCAGCAGGAGGACAGCGGTCTTGCGGCTCACCATGCCCCGGAGATTCGGGAAGCGGACTTGACGTCGCTCGCACTGGAGCTGGCGGCTTGGGGGGTGGACGATCCGGCCGAGCTGTCGTGGCTGGATGCACCGCCGTCCTCTGCGCTCGAGCATGCCTGGGAGCTGTTGCAGCAGCTCGGCGCGCTTGATCGGGACCGTCGCATTACGGCGCACGGCCGGGAACTGGCAGCCATGGGTTTGCATCCGAGACTGGGACACATGATTCGCAAGGCACAGGAGCGAGGCCGGGCCGATTTGGCCTGCGAACTCGCTGTGCTGCTCGGGGAGCGGGATATTTTGCGGGGGGCCACACGAGATGCGGATTTGCGACTGCGCATCGAGATGCTTCGCAGTGTCGCAGCGAATGGAGAGGCACGGGTAACCGATTATCCCGAAGTGCAAGTCGATGTGGCGGCGTGCAGGCGAATTTGGGCGGAGGCCCGGCTGCTCAAGCAGACCTGGGACACAGGAGCGGCGCAGCGGGAAGGAGAGCAGAGCGATCTAGGAGGGATCGGGGCGTTGCTCGCTGACGCTTTCCCGGATCGGATCGGCCAGCGCAGGGGCAGCGGGAAGTATTTGCTCCGAAATGGACGAGGGGCTGTTTTTGCTGCAGACCAGCCGCTTGCGTACGCATCGTATGTCGTCGCTGCCGAGCTCGACGATCAGGGGACGGACAGCCGGATCATGCTGGCGGCAAGGATCGAAGAGAGCGAGCTGGAAGAAGCATGCGCGGATCAGTTCGTGGAAGAGTCGGCCGTCTGGTGGGATAAATCGTCCCGGTCGGTTCGCGCACGCAGGCGAACGCGGCTGGGCGCTTTGGTGATCAAGGAAACCGCGACCGGTGAAGCGGATCCGCAGCAGGTCACGGAAGCACTGCTGAACGGGATCGCGGAAGAAGGACTGGAAATGCTGCCGTGGACTCGCCATGCCAGGCAGCTCCAGGAGCGGATGATGTTCATGCGGGGTCTGGACGATTCCTGGCCGGATGTATCGGACGAAGCGCTCGGGCGAACCTTGGAAGATTGGCTCGCTCCGCACGTATATGGCTGCAAGAATGCAACTGACCTGTCGCGGCTGTCGCTGGCCAGCGTGCTGGAGCAGATGCTGAGCTGGGAACAACGGCGGGAGCTGGACGAATATGCGCCCACTCACATCGTCGTGCCCAGCGGCTCGCGTGTGCCGATCGATTACGGGAATCCCGAGTCTCCGGTGCTGGCTGTCCGCCTGCAGGAGCTGTTCGGCTGGAAGGAAACGCCGCGAATCGGTCGGGGACGGGTCCCCTTGACCTTGCACCTGCTTTCCCCGGCACAGCGTCCGGTGCAGGTCACAAAAGATCTGGCCAGTTTCTGGAAACAGACCTATTTTGAAGTAAAGAAGGACTTGAAAGGCCGCTATCCCAAGCACTATTGGCCGGACGATCCGCTCCAGGCCATCCCGACCAACCGGACAAGACCACGTTCCCAGTGA
- the bluB gene encoding 5,6-dimethylbenzimidazole synthase, with protein MERLTVEEKNGLYKAISNRRDIRSFRSDPIESEKLAMILSAAHHAPSVGFMQPWNFILVKDEELKAQLAECADKERRALAIHYEGTGRESAFLELKIQGIREAPVTICVTCDPTRGGDHVLGRNSIPETDIMSVSCAIQNMWLAAYAEGLAMGWVSFYKKADVRRILDIPLHIDPVALLSIGYTDYYPDRPLLEIHHWEKRQELQKLIFLNRWGASSDGK; from the coding sequence ATGGAACGCTTGACTGTCGAAGAAAAAAACGGACTCTACAAAGCTATCAGCAACCGCCGGGATATTCGCTCGTTTCGCAGCGACCCCATCGAATCCGAAAAGCTGGCCATGATTCTGTCCGCGGCTCACCACGCGCCTTCCGTCGGGTTCATGCAGCCGTGGAATTTCATTTTGGTGAAGGACGAGGAGCTCAAAGCCCAGCTCGCCGAATGCGCCGACAAGGAAAGACGGGCGCTGGCCATTCACTATGAAGGCACGGGGCGGGAGTCGGCATTTCTGGAGCTGAAAATCCAGGGGATCAGGGAAGCTCCCGTCACCATTTGCGTGACCTGCGATCCGACCAGGGGCGGGGACCACGTGCTCGGGCGCAACTCCATTCCCGAGACCGATATCATGTCCGTCAGCTGCGCGATTCAAAACATGTGGCTGGCCGCCTACGCAGAAGGCTTGGCCATGGGCTGGGTCAGCTTTTACAAAAAAGCCGATGTGCGCCGCATCCTGGACATTCCTTTGCACATCGATCCGGTCGCATTGCTGTCGATCGGGTACACCGACTACTACCCGGACCGTCCGCTGCTGGAAATTCACCACTGGGAAAAACGGCAGGAGCTGCAAAAGCTGATCTTTCTCAACCGCTGGGGAGCGAGCTCAGACGGAAAGTAG
- a CDS encoding response regulator transcription factor gives MKNILIVEDELPISRVLKAYLEKNQFHVEQAFTGDEAERKFDATSPSLVLLDVMLPGRSGWSILEYIRKKSACPVIMLTALGQIDNKLMGLNQGADDYITKPFIADEVVARVQAVLRRSTNIINGDQVRQFGSLKVDFKAYTVTLHGIELAFTPKDLSLFLFLAQYKNQTFTREQLIEQVWGMDYEGSDRAVDLAIKRIRRSLENWPATEGEIKTYRGLGYKLCVYE, from the coding sequence ATGAAAAACATCCTGATTGTAGAAGACGAACTGCCGATCTCCCGTGTCCTGAAGGCGTATCTGGAAAAGAACCAGTTTCACGTGGAGCAGGCGTTTACGGGCGATGAAGCCGAACGGAAATTCGATGCCACAAGTCCATCGCTTGTCTTGCTGGATGTCATGCTGCCCGGACGCAGCGGCTGGAGCATTCTGGAATACATACGCAAAAAAAGCGCCTGCCCGGTCATCATGCTGACGGCGCTGGGGCAGATCGACAATAAATTGATGGGATTGAACCAGGGAGCAGACGATTACATAACGAAGCCGTTTATCGCAGATGAAGTGGTGGCACGCGTCCAGGCTGTGCTGCGACGCTCCACAAACATCATAAACGGCGATCAGGTGAGGCAGTTCGGCAGCCTGAAAGTGGACTTCAAGGCGTATACCGTCACGCTGCACGGGATCGAGCTGGCGTTTACGCCGAAGGACCTGTCTCTGTTTTTGTTTCTCGCGCAGTACAAGAACCAGACGTTTACGAGAGAGCAGCTCATCGAGCAGGTGTGGGGCATGGATTACGAGGGCAGCGACCGCGCCGTAGACCTGGCGATCAAGCGGATTCGCCGATCGCTGGAGAACTGGCCGGCCACGGAAGGGGAAATCAAGACCTACCGCGGACTCGGCTATAAGCTGTGCGTCTATGAATAG
- a CDS encoding HAMP domain-containing sensor histidine kinase has translation MNRHISLFRFWTTRYLITLCVGLLVVGIASSLWITYNETQKRLDFMKLTAAEISDRILDANGAIKIAPFLFRILDSRQESVRMNYKPFMLILDENKRPLSDAPGPFGGELARRAAELAEAGDDVTEIKLARGEDMLFVKHAITSQERTVGWVLLFTPKKEMMRSTTEFQLLVIMLVSLGLLGWLVIYLLTKKLSQPIKDVADAAKQIVIGNYDIRLEKNSKEKEIYELVHSFREMAERLRQLEMMRTELLAGVTHELKTPVTSISGLVQAVKDDIVSGAEAKEFLEICSKETIRLQKMVEDLLDFNSFAVGDIRIRRETQNVYELVQEITHQWRIGQEDETLELRVEKPEKPMLVSTDPLRIQQVLYNLLNNAAQASGTGARIEVRMSETMQEIRIEVQDHCMGIPEAEQPFIFDRFYRGEEKKHTVRGLGLGLSFSRMIAQALGGNLELTESSEAGTTFALLLRK, from the coding sequence ATGAATAGGCATATCTCCCTGTTTCGCTTTTGGACGACGCGCTATTTGATTACGCTCTGTGTCGGCCTTCTGGTCGTGGGGATTGCCTCCAGCCTCTGGATCACGTACAACGAGACACAGAAGCGGCTCGACTTCATGAAATTGACGGCAGCGGAGATTTCCGATCGCATCCTGGATGCAAATGGCGCAATCAAGATTGCTCCGTTTTTGTTTCGCATCCTGGACAGCCGGCAAGAGTCCGTCCGCATGAATTACAAGCCGTTCATGCTGATTCTGGACGAAAACAAGCGACCCTTGTCCGATGCTCCGGGCCCTTTCGGAGGCGAGCTCGCCCGCCGCGCAGCCGAACTCGCGGAAGCAGGGGACGACGTCACGGAAATCAAGCTGGCTCGGGGCGAGGACATGCTCTTCGTCAAGCACGCCATTACCTCCCAGGAGCGGACTGTCGGCTGGGTCCTCCTGTTCACGCCGAAAAAGGAAATGATGCGGAGCACCACGGAATTTCAGCTCCTGGTCATCATGCTGGTCAGTCTGGGCTTGCTCGGGTGGCTGGTCATCTACCTGCTGACGAAAAAGCTGTCGCAGCCGATCAAAGACGTCGCGGATGCAGCGAAGCAAATCGTCATCGGAAACTACGACATCCGCCTGGAAAAGAACAGCAAGGAGAAGGAAATTTACGAATTGGTCCATTCGTTCAGGGAGATGGCAGAGCGCTTGCGCCAGCTCGAGATGATGCGCACGGAGCTGCTTGCCGGGGTGACCCACGAGCTGAAGACGCCCGTCACCTCCATCAGCGGGCTGGTACAGGCAGTCAAAGACGACATCGTCAGCGGGGCGGAAGCCAAGGAGTTCCTGGAGATTTGCTCCAAAGAAACGATCCGCCTGCAAAAAATGGTAGAGGATCTGCTCGACTTCAACTCGTTTGCGGTGGGAGACATCCGCATTCGCCGCGAGACGCAAAACGTGTACGAGCTGGTCCAGGAAATCACGCATCAGTGGCGCATCGGACAGGAAGACGAAACGCTCGAGCTGCGCGTCGAAAAGCCCGAAAAACCGATGCTGGTGTCCACTGATCCGCTTCGAATCCAGCAGGTGCTGTACAATTTGCTGAACAATGCGGCTCAGGCCTCCGGTACGGGCGCAAGGATCGAGGTGAGGATGTCGGAGACGATGCAGGAGATCCGCATCGAGGTGCAGGATCACTGCATGGGGATTCCGGAAGCCGAGCAGCCATTTATTTTCGACCGCTTCTACCGCGGGGAGGAAAAAAAGCATACCGTGCGGGGACTGGGCTTGGGCTTGTCCTTTAGCCGGATGATCGCGCAGGCGCTGGGAGGAAATCTCGAGCTGACCGAAAGCTCGGAAGCGGGTACGACATTTGCGCTTCTTCTGCGGAAGTGA
- a CDS encoding efflux RND transporter periplasmic adaptor subunit, with translation MTDSDNKRTFFSKGRGGKKRWIILGLAVVLIGGGAYGYTTFLTPQRAQAAFQVVNVGRGDVSETVLASGAVQASKRTSLSFADVEDAKDAISSITVKVGDHVKAGQVLATMDDSVAKIQVTNAQANLLSAMAKLEDAQKRKTAAEMNTLQANVNQTKAELELAKQTIDTQKAVNDEAKAKANLENAQKTYASQKALYEAGAVSKTDFESAQTALDQAQRDYDTAVLTASQTKGQSNSKVEQAQAAYDTAVEALNEAKEGPDAATVLSAKAAVEQAKAQLQQAQKSLNAVTLKAPMDGVIVQLNGSVGEIPGSDFIIMDNSNSGDLEVLAQISQSDIGKVKEGQSVSFTTSSYPDDTFSGKVKLIYPEAKTESGVTSYDVLLSVANKDSKLKIGMTMNVTIEIGTHQNVLVVPAQALQTMNGKDGVYLYNEGADSSSGRPYRFQQVKIGYFATDRVEITEGLKEGDKVVIMAMSQGSSSQNSTRMGNSTRMGGMGGMGGGFPGGGGSVRVMTR, from the coding sequence GTGACGGATTCGGATAACAAGCGAACGTTTTTCTCCAAGGGGAGGGGCGGCAAAAAGCGGTGGATCATCCTGGGATTGGCCGTGGTGCTGATCGGAGGAGGAGCTTACGGGTATACCACGTTTCTGACGCCGCAAAGAGCGCAGGCGGCGTTTCAGGTGGTGAACGTCGGGAGGGGCGACGTGTCGGAAACGGTGCTGGCATCGGGGGCGGTACAGGCGTCGAAGCGAACGTCCCTGTCCTTCGCCGACGTGGAAGACGCCAAGGACGCGATTTCCTCCATTACGGTGAAAGTGGGCGACCACGTAAAGGCGGGCCAGGTGCTCGCTACCATGGACGATTCAGTCGCAAAAATCCAGGTGACGAATGCCCAGGCCAATCTGCTGTCCGCTATGGCCAAGCTGGAAGACGCGCAAAAGCGCAAGACGGCGGCGGAAATGAACACCTTGCAGGCAAACGTCAATCAGACGAAGGCGGAGCTGGAGCTCGCCAAGCAGACGATCGACACGCAAAAGGCGGTCAACGACGAGGCGAAGGCGAAAGCCAATCTGGAAAATGCGCAGAAGACATACGCGTCGCAAAAAGCGCTGTATGAAGCGGGCGCCGTTTCGAAGACGGACTTCGAATCCGCCCAGACGGCTTTGGACCAGGCACAGCGCGACTACGATACGGCCGTGCTTACTGCCAGCCAGACGAAGGGCCAGTCGAACAGCAAGGTGGAGCAGGCGCAGGCGGCTTACGACACGGCGGTTGAAGCCTTGAACGAAGCCAAGGAAGGTCCGGATGCAGCCACCGTCCTTTCCGCAAAGGCGGCGGTCGAGCAGGCGAAGGCGCAGCTGCAGCAGGCGCAAAAGTCGCTGAACGCAGTCACGCTGAAAGCGCCGATGGACGGCGTGATCGTGCAGCTGAACGGAAGCGTGGGCGAAATTCCGGGAAGTGACTTCATCATCATGGACAACTCCAACTCGGGAGACCTGGAAGTGCTGGCCCAGATCAGCCAGAGCGACATCGGCAAAGTGAAGGAAGGACAAAGCGTCTCCTTTACCACGAGCTCCTATCCGGACGATACCTTCTCGGGAAAAGTGAAGCTGATCTATCCGGAGGCAAAGACGGAATCGGGTGTGACGAGCTATGACGTCCTGCTCTCGGTCGCCAACAAGGACAGCAAGCTGAAAATCGGGATGACGATGAACGTCACCATCGAAATCGGCACCCATCAAAATGTGCTGGTCGTACCCGCGCAAGCCTTGCAAACCATGAATGGAAAAGACGGCGTGTACCTGTACAACGAAGGAGCCGATAGCAGCTCGGGCAGGCCGTACCGCTTTCAGCAGGTCAAGATCGGCTACTTCGCGACGGATCGGGTCGAGATCACGGAAGGTCTGAAAGAAGGCGACAAAGTCGTCATCATGGCGATGTCGCAAGGCTCCTCCAGCCAAAACTCCACGCGCATGGGCAACTCGACCCGCATGGGGGGAATGGGCGGAATGGGAGGCGGCTTCCCGGGCGGAGGAGGCAGCGTGAGGGTGATGACCCGATGA
- a CDS encoding ABC transporter ATP-binding protein, with protein sequence MKPVIQIEQLKKLYRIGDQEIQALRGVSLTIEEGDFVAIMGPSGSGKSSMMNVIGCLDKPTSGEFYLDGYPVSQAHDDELAEIRNRKIGFVFQNFNLLPRTTAVENVELPMLYGGISAKERRERAIRALIDVGLQERLNNKPNELSGGQQQRVSIARALVNDPVILLADEPTGALDTRTSEEIMGIFQQLNDAGKTVILVTHEPDIAEYAKRIVRFRDGQIVADETVSIRRRASLEEVKR encoded by the coding sequence ATGAAACCCGTCATCCAAATTGAACAGCTGAAAAAGCTGTACCGCATCGGCGACCAGGAGATTCAGGCCTTGCGCGGCGTCAGCCTGACGATCGAGGAAGGCGATTTCGTGGCGATCATGGGACCGTCCGGGTCGGGGAAGTCCTCGATGATGAACGTGATCGGCTGCCTGGATAAACCGACATCCGGGGAGTTTTACCTCGACGGCTACCCGGTGTCGCAGGCTCACGACGATGAGCTGGCGGAAATCCGCAATCGCAAAATCGGGTTTGTCTTTCAAAACTTCAACCTGCTTCCGCGCACAACCGCCGTCGAGAACGTCGAATTGCCGATGCTGTACGGAGGGATCTCCGCGAAGGAGCGGCGAGAGCGGGCCATTCGGGCGCTGATCGACGTCGGCCTGCAGGAGCGTCTGAACAACAAGCCGAACGAGCTGTCCGGCGGCCAGCAGCAGCGCGTGTCCATCGCCAGGGCGCTGGTCAACGATCCGGTCATTCTGCTGGCCGACGAGCCGACGGGCGCCTTGGATACGAGGACGAGCGAAGAAATTATGGGGATCTTTCAGCAGCTGAACGATGCGGGCAAAACCGTCATCCTCGTGACACACGAGCCGGATATCGCGGAGTACGCCAAACGGATTGTCCGCTTTCGGGACGGGCAGATCGTCGCCGATGAAACGGTGTCGATACGAAGAAGAGCGTCTTTGGAGGAAGTGAAGCGATGA
- a CDS encoding ABC transporter permease yields MSFVECIRISFRSIRANGLRSILTMLGIIIGVAAVIAMVAIGEGTSSAVASQINGLGSNLLIVSPGQATQGRISLGAGSLNTLTMADAEAIARKESVSAVAPSVNGRAQIVWGNNNYSSSLEGTTADFLQVRNAQVEQGRFFTNFEVKQQFNVAVVGSEVVTNLFDKGTANPIGQTVQINKIPFTIIGVLKSQGSSGMTNNDDRILIPITTAMSRLTGGKNVGTIYVSAASADKMEAAQSDIQTTLRANHNLRPQAEDDFRITSQTDILSTAQEVSSSMTALLSGIAAISLIVGGIGVMNIMLVSVTERTREIGIRKAIGAKRGDILRQFLIEAVTLSLLGGIVGIVIGVGAALLIGKFGTMTTSISLSPILYAFLTSSLVGVVFGVYPARKAARLKPIDALRYE; encoded by the coding sequence ATGAGTTTTGTAGAGTGCATACGCATATCCTTTCGCAGCATACGGGCAAACGGGCTGCGATCGATCCTCACCATGCTGGGTATCATCATCGGCGTGGCGGCGGTCATCGCCATGGTCGCCATCGGGGAAGGGACTTCCAGCGCGGTGGCATCCCAGATCAACGGGCTGGGGAGCAACCTGTTGATCGTCTCTCCCGGCCAGGCTACCCAGGGCCGGATCAGTCTCGGGGCCGGTTCCCTCAACACATTGACGATGGCGGACGCCGAGGCGATCGCGCGGAAGGAGTCGGTGTCCGCAGTGGCTCCCAGCGTGAACGGCAGGGCTCAGATCGTCTGGGGAAACAACAACTATTCCAGCTCGCTGGAAGGGACGACAGCCGATTTCCTCCAGGTCCGCAACGCCCAGGTGGAGCAAGGACGCTTTTTTACCAACTTCGAAGTCAAGCAGCAATTCAACGTAGCGGTGGTCGGGAGCGAGGTGGTGACCAACCTGTTCGACAAGGGGACGGCCAATCCGATCGGCCAGACCGTGCAAATCAACAAGATTCCGTTTACCATCATCGGGGTGCTGAAAAGCCAGGGAAGCTCGGGGATGACCAACAATGACGACCGGATACTCATCCCGATCACGACAGCGATGAGCCGTTTGACAGGCGGAAAAAACGTGGGCACGATCTACGTATCGGCAGCGTCCGCCGACAAGATGGAGGCAGCGCAGTCGGATATCCAGACGACGCTGCGCGCCAATCACAATCTTCGCCCTCAGGCAGAGGATGATTTCCGCATCACGTCGCAGACCGACATTCTCAGTACGGCACAGGAGGTATCGAGCTCGATGACGGCTCTCCTGTCGGGGATCGCGGCGATTTCCCTGATCGTCGGGGGGATCGGGGTCATGAATATCATGCTCGTATCCGTAACGGAGCGCACGCGCGAGATCGGCATTCGCAAGGCGATCGGGGCGAAGCGCGGCGATATCCTCCGGCAGTTTTTGATCGAAGCGGTCACGCTCAGCCTGCTCGGCGGGATTGTAGGCATCGTCATCGGAGTCGGAGCTGCGCTCTTGATCGGCAAGTTCGGTACAATGACGACGAGCATCAGTCTTTCTCCGATCTTGTATGCGTTTTTGACTTCCTCGCTGGTTGGCGTCGTGTTCGGTGTGTATCCGGCAAGAAAGGCGGCCAGGCTCAAGCCGATCGATGCATTGCGTTACGAATAA
- a CDS encoding nucleoside hydrolase has product MAEKRKLFMNGCGGVDQAIALWYALQAPDVEVVGIGVASSEEGKGIRLVKKLVALTGLEGVVPVATGECGPLFGEGGQGQPESGQAAARLLVDKAKEHEGELTVVTLGPLTDLAKAVAIDPGLPNRLKQVVVQGGAIRVPGNATAVAEANLHADPEAAAFVLAAGLPLLLVPLDASEHIRLSPEARQGILSKAAGMGIGQASDEIGAKLSGDGTRLVAWATMIAALHSEYVHTQKMKLTIECHSALSRGAVLADLRAKPSVGIDTQVAVDVDAEPFAAWLRNLSDADKERA; this is encoded by the coding sequence TTGGCAGAAAAACGGAAGCTGTTTATGAACGGCTGCGGGGGTGTTGATCAGGCGATCGCGTTGTGGTACGCCCTGCAAGCACCCGATGTGGAAGTCGTCGGAATCGGGGTCGCCTCCTCTGAAGAGGGGAAGGGGATCCGGCTTGTGAAAAAGCTCGTTGCGCTGACCGGTCTGGAAGGCGTGGTCCCGGTGGCGACGGGAGAGTGCGGGCCCCTGTTTGGCGAAGGAGGCCAAGGTCAACCCGAGAGTGGACAGGCAGCGGCGCGCTTGCTCGTCGACAAAGCGAAGGAGCATGAAGGAGAGCTGACCGTTGTCACGCTGGGGCCCCTGACTGATCTGGCAAAAGCCGTGGCGATCGATCCGGGCCTGCCGAACAGGCTGAAGCAGGTGGTTGTACAAGGGGGTGCCATTCGGGTCCCGGGAAATGCGACTGCTGTCGCGGAAGCCAATCTGCACGCCGACCCGGAAGCCGCAGCGTTCGTCTTGGCGGCGGGATTGCCTCTCTTGTTGGTACCGCTTGACGCCTCGGAGCATATCCGCCTGTCACCGGAAGCAAGACAAGGGATCTTGAGCAAAGCGGCCGGCATGGGAATCGGACAGGCCAGCGACGAGATAGGGGCAAAGCTCTCAGGTGACGGCACGCGTCTGGTGGCCTGGGCGACGATGATTGCCGCCCTGCATTCGGAATACGTACATACGCAGAAAATGAAGCTGACCATCGAGTGCCACAGCGCCTTGTCCCGGGGAGCGGTTTTGGCCGACTTGCGGGCGAAGCCGAGCGTGGGTATAGACACCCAAGTCGCAGTAGATGTGGACGCAGAACCGTTTGCGGCTTGGCTGCGGAATCTTTCTGATGCGGACAAGGAGAGGGCGTGA